The window AGAGTGGGAAATGCAAGTAGAATGGGGGTGTCTCGGGGGTCGATGAAACACGAGGGTGATGGGGATAAGAAGATCCTCAAAAGGAGATGCAGCAAGAAGGGGGAGAACTGGATCAGTGGAGCGCTCTGGGGGTTCGGGGGCAATCGGACGTCTGCCAAGACCAGTAAGAGAAGTGGTCCTTAGAAGGGCAGTCCAGAAATAATGGTGAGTTGGAGGCTCCTAGGACAGTGGAGGAGCCGGGAATATAAACTCTTAGGGATTAGGGTCTGCGGGGATTGTGGGGGCTCTGGGGATTGCCACGAATCAAGGGGAACCCTGAGGGTTATGGGGGAGCGGGATTGGCTCGCGGGGCAACGGGGGCTAGGGGAGACTCCAGGAAGAGAGAGGGTCACAGAGGGTGGGGACCGAGTCGGGCCGCGGATCACTCACCGGCGCCGCCGCAGCCCCCGCCTGCCCGTCGGTCAAGGCTCGGGCTCCTGCGGCCTCTTCCCTCCCCCTGCCggctctctccctccccttctgggccccgcccccagccgccCCGCGAGCCAAGGCGCAGGCGCACCTAGCGCCGGCCGGTCCCCCAACGCCCTTACCGCTTCGGTTTCACTCCCCCCGCCCTAGCGCAAGCGCAGAATTGCCCTCCACCGGCCTCCGTCAGCGGGCTTCAGTTGCGCAGGCGCAAGGTTAGCGCGGCGCTCGTTCCCCTAGGTCCCAGATACCACCAGAGCGCACGCGCAAAACCCTCGTACGCATGCGTGCCTGACTGCCCGCTAGTCTTGGTACCCAGACTCTGTCTCCTGCGCAGGCGTAGCAATTCTTGGAGGATCAGGGAGGGACAGTGGAGAGCGATGGGACTGCATAGCTTCTCAGCGTTTCGGACAATCTTCCAGCCCACTCAACCCTCTAGCTTTGTCTGTGTGTCTCttagagaaaggggagggagacgGTGCTTGTAGCGCATCGTTTCCATGACAACTgcgtgggtggggtggggagcgtCAGAAAACTAGGTTTGCAGCCCCATATACCCGTCCGTGCGCGGGGCTGCTAAGAATCTGCAAACCATCTATTACACGTAGGGGCTGGGCAGCCAGGAGATAGTCTGCCCCAAGCGGGTGCAGTAACCATAGTAACTCATCTACCTTCAAGCCCTGCCTGAGGGGACGCGGTCCACTTTCGTCACGACTGACACGCGGGGAGGGAGATCAGAGTGAGAGCTTCTTGGAGGGTAAGGGGTGATCCCGGCACAGACATGACTTTAAGCAAATGCATGGAGGCAGAAATGAAGCTAGAACACGGGTTCTAGCTGGAAGGATGATGGAGTTAAGTCTACGCCGAGAAATTTGTAGCTTACATCCTGCTGGAGTCCTCAAGgtcattcaacaaacagtgctTCATTGATCATTCAAACATATTTATTGAGCGCGTGCACAATTCTAGGTGCAGTGAAtacaaaagacaaaattttataCCTTCATGAAGTTCACTTTTTCCTGGGGAGAGTGAGACAATTAGCAAAATAAGATATATAAGTGAAAAAGTGGTAAGTACTATGAAATAAATAGAAGTGGGCAAAGGGATTGGGCAGTGTGGTGTGCATGAGTGtgtctgtaattttaaaataaggtggTTGGGGGAGGCCTCTCTgagaaggtggcatttgagtAAACACATGAAGGAGGTGAGGGGTCAAGTGCAGTCAGAGGTAAGACTATAGCAGGAGTGTAGTTGACTGGAGAGGAGGTAGTCAGCaggcagggaaggtggggagACAGGTTTTCAGGGCCTTGTGGGTCACTGAGGATTTTGGACTTTACAAGAGGTGAGAGCCATCAGCAGAGGAAGGACATGATCTGACTCTGGTTTAATAGTAGAAACTGACTTTAGGGAGCAAGAATGGAAGCTGAGGCCCCATGAAAAGGTAGTGGTTCCAACCAAGGCAGTAGCTGCTGAGGTGAGCTGAAGTGGAAATGGGTAgaggaagtgagagagagaggagttgAGGATGACTCCAGTGTCTTTGGCCTGAGTAATGGAAGGATGGAGCTACCAGAAGCAAAGACTGGCAAAGGGCTACAAGAGGATTAAGAGTTCAAGTTTATCCAAGTACAGATATCAGGTTGGCAGTTGAATATTTGAGTCTGGACTTCAGGGGAGAGATTCAGTCTTGAGATAGGAATTTAGGAGTTGTCAGTGAATAATGACATTTAAGACCGGGAGAGGCTGGTGAGGGAACGAGTGTAGATAGAAAAGAAGTCCATGGCATTAAGGCTGGGCACTCAGATGTAGAGGGCTGGGATCAGCCAAGAAGACCGAGGAAGAGCAATCAGGGAGTGAAAGGAGATCCAGGGTGGTCTGCTGTCCTGGACGCCGAGTGAGAAGTAGATTGAGGGTTTtatggttcagtcgctaagtcttgtccaattctttgcaacctgatggtaTTGTAGCCCAtcttgtgtccatggaatttcccgggcaagaatactggagtgggttgccatttccttctccatggtatcttcctgacccagggattgaacctgtgtctcctgcactggcaggcaggcagattctttaccactgagccacttaggaagTCCAAGCGAGGAGGGAAGGGTTAACGAGGCCAAATGCTGCCTAGAAGCCAAGTTCAATGAAGTCTGAGAACCGATCGCTGCGGCTGGTGACACAGAATTCATCAGTAATCCTGGAAAAGGCAATTTTGGTGgtgttggggggggggcaggagcTTAATTGGGTGAGTTCAAAGAGGGTATAGAGAGAGCCAGTGTAGATGATCCTTTCTAGAGAGGAAATGGAGTGGTATCTGGAAGGAGGCTCAGGATCTCAAGAGGTTTATTTAAGATGGGAGATGTCGCAGTATGTTTGTGTGCCTATGGGGTGATCCAGAGAAGGGGAGATTGATGctctggaggagagaggagagaatcaCAGCCTCATGTCCTTGAGTGGGCACGGTGGGTGGGGCTCAGGACACAAGTAGGGGTTGGTCTAAGGGGCCTGGGCTGTTCGGCCACAATAAACGGGGAGGGGCTATATGGGCCCATATATGGCCCATATATGGGTGTTGATGTAGTGTCAACAGTGTCAGGAACGTGTTCCCTCCTGGTTCCTTCTGCTGGCTCAGTAGCGTAGGAAGGAAGGTCAGGGGTGAAAAGGAGGTGCAGAAGTTagtggagagagaggagaaagcatGAAATAGTGAATGGCCAGGGAAATGTAGACAGAACCAGTTACTTGTCCTTGGATGTAAAAGTGTTGAGTCCCCATGATTGTGTGTTCTTCTCCgttcatatttttttctgaggGGGTGCAGGTGCAGAGTGGGGTGGCAAGCTGACTTTCACCAGGGCTGGGTTTAGATGAGGTCCCACCATGTGCCCCATGAAGGATCCAGGAATCAGAGGCAGCCCATGCAAGGACCTTATGAACAACGTTAAGGAGCTTGAATGAGTGAGGATGGGCAGGGTGTGATGTGTGCGTTGGAAAGAACCCCGCCATTGTGTGGAAGGTGGGTGGGAAGGGCCGAGATTATTGGCCAGAGTCAAGGGAGAAGTCTGGGGGGGCGGAGggcaaggagagggtgggagagccTGGACCAGGGCAGGGACGGTGGGAAATGAATTGGGAGACATTTGAGAGGCAGGATACACAGAGTGTGGTGACTGTCAGGTTGGGGACAGAAAGGGAGGTGTCTAGGTGACACCCAGGTCTCCAACTCAGGTCCCAGTTGGGGAGATGAGGTCAGTTAGGACCTGGTGAGTATAAGGTGATCTGTGGGTTGAGCTGTGCCCCCAACTGCCCCCCCCCAAGTaatattgaagtcctaaccctttcttcagaatgtgaccttatttggaaaaggggTCCCTGCAGATGTAATTACTTAAGgtgaggtcatactggagtagggtgggtCCTTAAGCCAACATCACtgtccttctaagaagaggagaaagacaaggaaggaagaagacagccctgtgaagacagaggcagagatgggagtgaAGCTGTCAGAAACAAGGACGGCCTGGGgctaccagaagctggaagaggcaaggatcCTGCCCTAGAGCCTTGGAAGAGAATGCAGCAATGCCAACAGCTTGATTTCAGattcctagcctccagaactgtgtttCAAGTCCCCCCAGTTTATGgtcctttgttatggcagcccttgGAAATGAATACACTGTGCATCCAGGGCAGGCACCCAGGATGCTGGGGCTCCATGAGTGTGTGGGCTGAGCAGCGAGTTGGGTCTAAATCTGGTCTGGAGCTTGTGCAGAGGCTGCTGGTAGAGAGAGCCGTATGGAGCTCTTCAACAGTGAGGTGCTGGGGGAGATCAAGGTCAGGGGACATTATTCCTCCGGCTCCTTGTGTCCTTAGCTCTTGTCAGAGCTCCCCTGCCATTTAATTAtctgctgaataaatgaaaattcattaaaaaaaaaaaccaaaccaaaccttGGTCACTAATTGTCTGTCTCCATCCTCTCCTCGGGAGCCCCAGATCAGGTCTCCTGGACGCTTTCATCTTGGATGTCCCCAGGCACTTTGTATCTATCCCCATCCCAAACTGACCTGAACATCTTCCTCCTCTCACTTCTCTGGTCTAAAGTGTGCCCCCTCCACCTGTCATCATCGCCCTGAGTACTATCACCCCCTTGTTGCTTTCCATAACTCTTGCCCACCCTTTGTCAGAGTGCCCCACTTCCTCCACGGCTCAACCTACCCGCGCGGGCACACCACAGCTCTGGGGTTAGGGCATCCCTTCTGGCTGTTTGAGGGATTTGGGGATCTCTGTTGTGGGCAGATCTGCATTTTTGGAAAAGGACCTGTGAGGAGAggtctctgtttttttctctgtaacTACAGTATGTGAGAACGGAGCCCAAGGTGAATTTCAGAGTGCAAACGCACAACGAAGGTCAGAGTCTCACCAAGGTCTGCAAGATTCTGAACTCTTTGCCTACCCCTTGCGCCAGTCTGATCTTACTCGGCTGGGCTCCTGCTTCTTCTGCAAAGATTCAGTTCGACCTTAGGGCCTTTGCATTCACTGTCACCGATGCATGGAATGCCCTTGTGGTTTCCTCAACTTATCTGGACTCTGCTGAAGTGTCACTTCCACAGAAAGACCTCCCCTGACCACCTCCCGTACAAAACAGCCCCTCCTTCACTCTTTACCCCTTTGCCCTGCCTCTTATCCTTCACTGCACTTATCACCCACCTGATATtatgttggccaaaaagttcgttccgGTTTTCGGAAGATCTTTAAAATCCGAACGAACTTTTGATTGTCACCTCACCCTCTTCTCCACTAGAATGTCACCTCCATGTGGGCAGGAGCCTTGTCTGCTTTGCTCATTGCTGTAACCAGCAATGTCCAGAACAGCGCCTGGCACAaagtaggagctcaataaatatgtgtggaatgatgggaagaaaagaaacGCTGGTATCATATGCAACGTTTTGTGGTTATGTGCGTTTCCCCCAGAGCAGGGACCAGTCCTTTTGGTCACCTCTCCACTGGGCTCTGGGAGCCGAGTTTGAGAACCACCACAAAATAGGTCCTGGGTGATCTGGGTTctagcaggggtgggaggggacccTGGACAGAGCCcagaaaaaaaggacaaagaaagggaTTCTACGGTCGAGGTGGAGGCTGGGATTTAGGGAACAGTCCACAGGTGACCTGTGTAGGACATTGTATGGGGAGGCACGTTCGTGGGAGAGACCCGGGTCTCCTTCCTGCTCCGCCTCCTGCTTCCCACATTTTAGGACAAACTCGggtctccccaccctccccccacccccagcctcggAGGAAACAGACATAGCGATTTCAAAGACAACCAGAAACGCGTTTTATTTATTCACTAGAGCTTAACACTCGGGCCCAGCCCTGAGCTAAAAACCGAACAACTTAAAAATCTGACTGGGGCTTTTCTTTGCCCCTAAAATAAAATCTAGGCTGTTGCCATCCCCTTCCGGGCATTAAAACCCCTTTCCTGTGGGAGCTTCGTTTACTAAACTGTTGCAGGTTGAAAAAAACACGGGAGGACAGAAAGGGCCATTTTACAAACTGTGGGCATTTGTGGGGGCGGGTGGGAGGTGGTGGAGAGACGCCCTCTCGCTACGGAAAAGACCCATCGGTGATTCGCCATCACCGTGGGGACAGGAGCACAGTAAAACGGAATGAACACAGGGAAGAACaaccggggtggggggcggttcaAGGGTACTAGCTCACCCCAAGGCTCTCCAGCCCCAGATAAGCTTGCGAAGACGTGGTGCCCCTCTGACGTGACCCCTCCTTCCTCCAGCTCTTGATGGATAGGATGCTGAGGGCGGGACCCATCCGGTGCCATCCACGATGAAACGGTGGGTCTGCCGGTGGCCCgaaggaggcagagaaggctGGTTTAAGTCAGAATCCCATGTTGAAGTTCTTGGGCTGGAAGGTCCAAGCCAGCCTGTTCACTCTCTCCAGATTCTCAGGGGTGTCCGTGGGAGAGCACAGCGGAGTCCTGCAAGCCCAATGGTCCAAGAATTCCCCAAGGAATGGAACCCTGAGGGCTGAGAAGTCAAAGAGGCAGGGCAAATGtcccagaagaactaaagatccgtggactgtggcccaggaGGAGCCACAGGGCTGTGTGATCCAACGAGTAGGGTGTCCCGCTGCACCGGAGAATCCACAGACACTCCCAGACAGAGCCCCGAGAGCTGAGAGTTCTAAGGGGCGGCAGAGCTGGCCTGGCTTCCCACTGCCTCCGTTGTTCCAGGATCCAGCAGGGATCGAGTACTGAGAGTCAGACATTCCAAAGGGCCGGATGAGTCCAGGGATGGGGAGAGTCCAGGGGCTTGGGAGGGCTGAACCAGGGAAGGCTGGGGCTGCAGCGGGTGGGTACCTCACGGTCTTCAGCGCTTGACCTTACGGCCGGCTGAGTTGCGCCCACTGCGGCGGTAGAGAGACTGCTGCCCCCCGTTGAGCGGGCAGTACTTGAGCGTGTGGGCTTGGTCCCCAGTGGCCCCGCACAAGGGGCACACGTAATGCCGCAGGATGGGGCACACCACCACGCCCTCCGGGGTCTTCAGCTGGTGTGAGGAGTACACGTGGCGAGACTCTCCATTGTGTTTGCAAAAGTTGCACAGGGTGGCCAGGCCCCCGCTGGTCCCCCGTCCTCCCTGCCCCTGATCCTGCTCCATGTGGGGCCCAGGTCTTGGCTCCCCAGTCCCTTGGGTCTCCGACCCTTGCCCCCGACTCTGGATCAGTGCCAGCACCACCTGGCTCAGGTTGAAGTAGTCCTTCCACATGTCAAAGGGTGGCAGCTGCATGGCACCCAGGGGAgtgttggtggggggggggtggctggAGAGAAGTGGGCTGGGGGCCCACAAACAGGAGCAGCTGATGGTTTTCTGGGGCAGAGAGGAACTGCACCCCCTTTTATATCCCCAAAGACCCTTCTAAGCAAAGGTGGAGCTTACGATTTAAAGGGCCCACTCCTTACCTTTGATCCCTTCTGACTTTAATCCCCCATGGAGATCTGGAAGGGGGTCTTTCCTGTTGTCTCTGGTCCTTGCTGGGCCTGCAAGGTGCTCTGTGACCTCTGGAAAGACCcgtctccctgggcctcagtttttctgTCCTTTCAACAAAACTTCATGTCTGCAAATGCCCCCGCCCCCATCCTCCCTTATTCCAGGGCTGGGGGCCTGCTCCCTCCATACACCCCAGAGCCATTCCTAATCATAACAACATACCCCCTTCCCAGGAGCCAGACACTGTGCTGCACAGTCACATTCACAATCTGATCTCATTTTCACAGCAATGCCAGGCAGGTAACACACTTATGATCCCATTTTATTGACAAGTCACTAAAGCTCAGAGAGGAAAACTCAGTGGCCCAGAGTCACATAACAGGTATATGGCAGGGCTGGGGCTCTAACTCAAGGCCATGTGACTCCAAAGCTAGATGCTCCTCCTACCTATTTGGGATTAAAACTTAGTGTTTCATCACATCTGGAACTAGGAGCCACGTACTCACCCAATATCTACTAAGTGCACACTAGAGTGTTCAACGTTTTACAAAAATGATCTCTTTGAGCCTCGTAACCACTCAAGGAGGGGGATAccatcatttctattttatagagaaGAATATGACGCTCAAAGAGGTTAAGGAGAGTACTAAAGGTCACACAGCGGGAAAATTGCAGAGTAGGGATTTGCACCCAGGTCTGCCCCCAGAGAATGACACTGGGAATTGATCTGAGAAGCAGCAGAGAATCTTGGTGCGGCACAGCCTCCCTTAGAATGCCTTTCCCCCTTGGGCTGGTATATTGTTCCAGATCCCTCCTGACCTTCATGTCTCCTGCCCATGTCACCTCTAGGAATTTTTCCTCCATCTGTGGTTCCTAGTTGGTCCTCTTGATCACTCAACACATAAATCATTGAGGCCCCTTATACTGGGCTCTAGAAACTCAGCGGTGACCACAGCTACTTTGTACCTGTGTCATGAACAAGCAGTCCAATGGGGGAACAGCcagcagatgagaaaacaatagaCCAACTATTAATACATAggctgggctgggagaggggaCCCAGAAGCTAAGACTACATGGAACAATCTTCCAGGAAAAGGAACACAAGCTCTGGAGGCATGAAATTTGGGGACAGCAAGGGGGCAGGGGTGGCTAGAATGGAGTGAGGGTCCCAGATGGGGCCACTAGTGTGCATGGACTGGTTGCTATCAGATTGTGATCTCCCCCAGATGTTTTGGAATTGATGGGGGTGTTTGAGGGTTTGTCACAGTGATTGGAGGTGTGATTAGATGTAAGGCCCAGGGACCAGGAATGCTGAATGTCTCAACCATCCGTTCAACCAAGATCTGTCTCAGATCCCATTTAACTTTCCACTGTCCCActggctcaggggtaaggaacccgcctgccaatgcaggagatgacgGTTCGATCcggggtcaagaagatcccctggagaaggaattggcaacccatttcagtattcttgcctggagaatcccatggacagaggagcctgatgggctgcaaagagttggacacgactgagtaactaaagaACAATTACATTCCACTGGACACCCATGTATGTAGGAAAACCCATTTATGATGAACTGAGTCTAGAGCTCAGCTATGTTTTACATGTGAACACTAAGTGCTTCTGCAATATTTTAAGGTACACTGACCTTTCCTGGAATGCAATGGCTGTGTCCATCATGGCCTGCCTGTTCTTGATTTGCTGAGAAATTGATCTAGAGTTGTTCACTCTTTCTAGAAGCCACATCACCCCAGGTGGTGCTAACTGTGGTTACTGTCCAAACAACACACAGATTATTCTTGTCTCATTCGTGGTGAGTCTACACAGAGATGCTAATATCTGCCTGA of the Cervus canadensis isolate Bull #8, Minnesota chromosome 18, ASM1932006v1, whole genome shotgun sequence genome contains:
- the NANOS2 gene encoding nanos homolog 2; the encoded protein is MQLPPFDMWKDYFNLSQVVLALIQSRGQGSETQGTGEPRPGPHMEQDQGQGGRGTSGGLATLCNFCKHNGESRHVYSSHQLKTPEGVVVCPILRHYVCPLCGATGDQAHTLKYCPLNGGQQSLYRRSGRNSAGRKVKR